From the genome of Lotus japonicus ecotype B-129 chromosome 6, LjGifu_v1.2, one region includes:
- the LOC130727038 gene encoding oxoglutarate-dependent flavonoid 7-O-demethylase 1-like isoform X2, which produces MEEESPSLAPSLPVPNVQEMVKNNQLQIPERYIRSPQEIEKVNYLPHLSSDIPIIDLTLLSNGDTEELSKLDIACKEWGFFQIVNHGVQKELVQRMKDATTEFFELPIEEKEKYAMTSNDIQGYGHAYVVSEDQILDWSDALILVTNPTWEIIEEYANDVKRVGEEILSSLSLVIGLQKHVLLGLHEELLEAIRVNYYPPCSTPEKVLGLSPHSDSGTITLLMQHDDASGLEIRHKGCWVPVTPTSEALVVNVGDAIEIWSNGKYKSVEHRAVTNKNKRRISWACFLAPPDDVEVEPFDHMIDAQHPKLYQKVRFGDYMRQSMKRKMEGKAHIEVAMINE; this is translated from the exons ATGGAGGAAGAATCCCCCTCTTTGGCTCCATCTTTACCGGTACCCAATGTTCAGGAAATGGTGAAGAATAATCAGTTGCAGATTCCTGAAAGATATATAAGGAGTCCTCAAGAAATAGAGAAAGTCAACTACTTGCCTCACCTTTCATCTGACATACCGATCATTGATTTAACACTGCTCTCAAATGGGGACACAGAGGAGTTATCGAAACTGGACATAGCATGCAAGGAGTGGGGTTTCTTTCAG ATAGTAAATCATGGTGTGCAAAAAGAACTTGTGCAGAGAATGAAGGATGCAACAACTGAGTTTTTTGAACTTCCAATAGAAGAGAAGGAAAAGTATGCAATGACCTCAAATGACATACAAGGTTATGGGCATGCTTATGTAGTTTCTGAGGATCAAATACTGGACTGGTCAGATGCATTGATTTTAGTTACCAATCCCACCTG GGAGATAATAGAGGAATACGCCAATGATGTCAAACGAGTTGGTGAGGAAATTCTTAGTTCTTTGTCTCTAGTTATAGGGTTGCAGAAGCATGTTCTTCTTGGACTACATGAAGAATTACTTGAAGCTATACGTGTTAACTATTACCCTCCTTGCAGTACACCTGAGAAAGTATTGGGTTTGAGTCCACACTCTGATTCAGGCACCATTACCTTACTAATGCAACATGATGATGCATCAGGGCTCGAAATTCGACACAAAGGATGTTGGGTACCGGTGACTCCAACATCAGAAGCTCTAGTGGTCAATGTTGGAGATGCAATAGAg ATATGGAGTAATGGAAAATACAAGAGTGTAGAACACAGAGCGGTGACAAATAAGAACAAGAGAAGGATTTCTTGGGCATGTTTTTTGGCCCCTCCAGATGATGTTGAAGTTGAGCCTTTTGATCATATGATAGATGCTCAACACCCCAAGTTGTACCAGAAAGTCAGGTTTGGAGATTATATGAGGCAATCCATGAAGAGGAAAATGGAGGGAAAAGCACACATTGAAGTGGCAATGATAAATGAATAG
- the LOC130727038 gene encoding oxoglutarate-dependent flavonoid 7-O-demethylase 1-like isoform X1 yields the protein MEEESPSLAPSLPVPNVQEMVKNNQLQIPERYIRSPQEIEKVNYLPHLSSDIPIIDLTLLSNGDTEELSKLDIACKEWGFFQIVNHGVQKELVQRMKDATTEFFELPIEEKEKYAMTSNDIQGYGHAYVVSEDQILDWSDALILVTNPTWYRKLQFWPKTPIGFKEIIEEYANDVKRVGEEILSSLSLVIGLQKHVLLGLHEELLEAIRVNYYPPCSTPEKVLGLSPHSDSGTITLLMQHDDASGLEIRHKGCWVPVTPTSEALVVNVGDAIEIWSNGKYKSVEHRAVTNKNKRRISWACFLAPPDDVEVEPFDHMIDAQHPKLYQKVRFGDYMRQSMKRKMEGKAHIEVAMINE from the exons ATGGAGGAAGAATCCCCCTCTTTGGCTCCATCTTTACCGGTACCCAATGTTCAGGAAATGGTGAAGAATAATCAGTTGCAGATTCCTGAAAGATATATAAGGAGTCCTCAAGAAATAGAGAAAGTCAACTACTTGCCTCACCTTTCATCTGACATACCGATCATTGATTTAACACTGCTCTCAAATGGGGACACAGAGGAGTTATCGAAACTGGACATAGCATGCAAGGAGTGGGGTTTCTTTCAG ATAGTAAATCATGGTGTGCAAAAAGAACTTGTGCAGAGAATGAAGGATGCAACAACTGAGTTTTTTGAACTTCCAATAGAAGAGAAGGAAAAGTATGCAATGACCTCAAATGACATACAAGGTTATGGGCATGCTTATGTAGTTTCTGAGGATCAAATACTGGACTGGTCAGATGCATTGATTTTAGTTACCAATCCCACCTGGTACAGAAAACTTCAATTTTGGCCAAAAACACCAATAGGATTCAA GGAGATAATAGAGGAATACGCCAATGATGTCAAACGAGTTGGTGAGGAAATTCTTAGTTCTTTGTCTCTAGTTATAGGGTTGCAGAAGCATGTTCTTCTTGGACTACATGAAGAATTACTTGAAGCTATACGTGTTAACTATTACCCTCCTTGCAGTACACCTGAGAAAGTATTGGGTTTGAGTCCACACTCTGATTCAGGCACCATTACCTTACTAATGCAACATGATGATGCATCAGGGCTCGAAATTCGACACAAAGGATGTTGGGTACCGGTGACTCCAACATCAGAAGCTCTAGTGGTCAATGTTGGAGATGCAATAGAg ATATGGAGTAATGGAAAATACAAGAGTGTAGAACACAGAGCGGTGACAAATAAGAACAAGAGAAGGATTTCTTGGGCATGTTTTTTGGCCCCTCCAGATGATGTTGAAGTTGAGCCTTTTGATCATATGATAGATGCTCAACACCCCAAGTTGTACCAGAAAGTCAGGTTTGGAGATTATATGAGGCAATCCATGAAGAGGAAAATGGAGGGAAAAGCACACATTGAAGTGGCAATGATAAATGAATAG